Proteins found in one Nostoc sp. NIES-3756 genomic segment:
- a CDS encoding DnaJ C-terminal domain-containing protein yields the protein MTSNENRQKYKNEIQVSIREGKGEIADSQRLYLETLAKKLNLTAQETVEIEDEIRIPIRKYENALIDKLKQDYPKLKEESVIALQLLQQELKLADVDVVMIVERVQQMILMGEFKDAPIFSLFAGGMGISFSTWLVGALIPPLAPVVGVVGIAAMLRGMYNGGRHFFKSSDASNSLSRILNNKGEEVVGKSSNPISEQNPLTSDSESEIIIELTDEEMSKGTNKSISTGLEKITVKIPGGVTSGKRIRIKGKGKLNQKTQQREDLYLIVKQK from the coding sequence ATGACTAGCAATGAAAATCGTCAAAAATATAAAAATGAGATACAAGTAAGTATACGAGAGGGAAAAGGGGAAATAGCTGATAGTCAACGTCTTTATCTAGAAACATTGGCAAAAAAATTGAATTTAACTGCACAAGAAACAGTAGAAATAGAGGATGAAATTCGTATACCCATCCGTAAGTATGAAAATGCTTTAATTGATAAGTTGAAACAGGATTACCCCAAATTAAAAGAAGAATCTGTGATAGCACTACAATTGCTTCAACAAGAGCTAAAACTAGCAGATGTAGATGTTGTGATGATTGTAGAAAGAGTGCAGCAAATGATCCTAATGGGTGAGTTCAAAGATGCTCCCATTTTTTCATTATTTGCTGGTGGCATGGGAATTTCATTCTCTACTTGGCTTGTAGGAGCGCTGATTCCCCCATTAGCACCAGTAGTAGGTGTGGTTGGTATTGCAGCTATGCTTAGAGGCATGTATAACGGCGGGAGACATTTTTTTAAAAGTAGTGATGCTTCTAATTCGTTGAGTAGAATTTTAAACAATAAGGGTGAAGAAGTAGTTGGTAAATCTAGTAATCCTATTTCAGAGCAAAACCCATTGACCAGTGATTCTGAATCAGAAATTATAATTGAATTAACTGACGAAGAAATGTCCAAAGGTACTAATAAATCTATCTCTACAGGTTTAGAAAAAATTACAGTAAAAATTCCTGGTGGTGTTACTTCAGGAAAGCGTATTCGTATTAAAGGTAAGGGCAAATTAAATCAAAAAACTCAACAAAGAGAAGATTTATATTTAATAGTTAAGCAAAAATAA
- a CDS encoding caspase family protein encodes MTDEISQTANLYALLIGIDSYMPNRLPDGSLYKSLGGCVRDINHVEAFLINERKVPKEQILKLTASISDPNEPSKPLEKDTPEKLPTRQNMIDSFRKLKEMAPEGSQVYIHYSGHGGRAKTVFPSIKGDDGIDEGLVPTDIGTSEGQYLRDLDLRQLLKELVDKKLTVTVVLDCCHSGGATRGDVEIRGGEGIDDKPLQPGQELVAPVETLAETWRSVTEETPRGLKPSGLRAARDYVLLAACRQNEFAYEYAFNRETKERNGALTYWLLDTLRQQNPGQTYKDLFERINAKIHSQFPQQTPISIGEVNRIIFGDEFAETVYAVPVLKVERDAQTGEIQAKLGVGQVNGVAKGAEFAIYPRTVTDLKNKENRTAIATIIQRGATESLCQIKPIKGKELKVEDGDQAVLVTPSINLVRKVSLFNQEQATEADLAEPGKIPANKLLPEIFKQQPNALQSLKKALPENGNGWVELAEEKVTEDDDDGVAYQVAVNNKGEYEICDRGGHPYQNIAPVKISEPDAAATVTKRLVHLAKYHATAELDNRDKASPLAGKLTLEWLGTSDVYEPGDEIPPKSQLKKFADPSNPTVKSGEYVFLSIHNNSPQDLNVAVLDIASDWSIEQIHPGQGERFVTIYAGKKEVVAIPAGSAGEDTVKAFATVDQANFRWLELPSLDESLKAKGLTRSGNPLDTLFAAIDQEQPPTRKLSVAASPSREWTTTQISLTVVK; translated from the coding sequence ATGACTGACGAAATTTCTCAAACAGCAAACTTGTACGCACTATTAATCGGGATTGACTCGTATATGCCCAACAGATTACCTGATGGTAGTCTTTACAAAAGTCTTGGGGGATGTGTACGAGATATTAATCATGTAGAAGCTTTTCTAATTAATGAGCGGAAAGTTCCAAAAGAACAAATTTTAAAGCTGACAGCTTCTATTAGCGACCCGAACGAACCAAGCAAACCACTAGAGAAAGACACCCCAGAAAAACTACCTACTCGCCAGAATATGATCGATTCCTTCAGAAAGCTGAAGGAAATGGCTCCAGAAGGTTCGCAGGTATATATCCACTACTCTGGACATGGTGGACGGGCAAAGACAGTTTTTCCATCGATTAAAGGTGATGATGGCATTGATGAAGGATTAGTCCCTACAGATATTGGCACTTCTGAAGGACAGTATCTCCGCGATCTCGACCTGAGACAATTGTTAAAGGAATTGGTAGATAAAAAACTAACAGTTACGGTCGTATTGGATTGTTGTCACTCTGGGGGTGCAACGCGAGGGGATGTAGAAATTCGAGGGGGAGAGGGCATTGATGATAAACCTCTGCAACCTGGTCAAGAACTTGTCGCACCTGTAGAGACGCTAGCAGAAACTTGGCGCTCGGTCACTGAAGAAACGCCTCGTGGACTAAAACCCTCTGGACTACGCGCAGCCAGAGATTATGTGCTTCTGGCAGCCTGTCGTCAGAATGAGTTTGCTTACGAGTATGCGTTTAATCGGGAAACCAAAGAACGCAACGGTGCGCTCACCTATTGGTTGCTAGATACTTTAAGACAACAAAACCCTGGACAAACTTATAAGGATTTGTTCGAGCGCATCAACGCCAAAATCCACAGCCAATTCCCACAACAAACTCCCATCTCAATAGGTGAGGTAAATCGGATTATTTTTGGCGATGAGTTTGCTGAAACTGTTTATGCAGTTCCAGTTTTGAAGGTGGAGAGAGATGCACAGACAGGTGAAATACAGGCAAAGTTAGGGGTGGGACAGGTAAATGGTGTTGCTAAAGGAGCAGAATTTGCGATCTATCCTCGTACTGTAACTGATTTAAAAAATAAAGAAAATCGAACTGCGATCGCCACAATTATTCAAAGGGGAGCAACTGAATCTCTGTGCCAGATCAAACCTATTAAGGGCAAAGAGCTTAAAGTTGAAGATGGAGATCAAGCTGTTTTAGTGACTCCTTCAATTAATCTGGTTCGCAAAGTTTCCCTGTTTAATCAAGAACAAGCAACAGAAGCAGACTTAGCTGAACCTGGTAAAATACCAGCTAACAAACTTCTGCCAGAAATCTTTAAACAGCAGCCGAATGCTTTGCAGTCACTCAAAAAAGCTCTTCCTGAAAATGGTAATGGTTGGGTAGAGTTAGCAGAAGAAAAAGTAACTGAAGATGACGATGACGGAGTTGCTTATCAAGTTGCTGTCAATAATAAGGGAGAATATGAAATATGCGATCGCGGTGGACATCCATATCAAAATATCGCTCCTGTAAAAATAAGTGAGCCTGATGCTGCTGCGACTGTCACCAAACGATTAGTTCATCTAGCCAAATACCATGCTACAGCAGAGTTAGATAACAGGGATAAAGCCTCGCCTCTGGCTGGTAAGCTAACACTTGAGTGGCTAGGAACATCAGATGTTTATGAGCCAGGAGATGAGATTCCACCTAAATCTCAGTTGAAAAAGTTTGCCGATCCCAGTAACCCCACTGTAAAATCAGGTGAATATGTATTCTTGTCAATTCATAATAATTCACCGCAAGACCTCAATGTTGCTGTTTTAGATATTGCTTCTGATTGGTCAATTGAGCAAATTCACCCTGGTCAAGGAGAAAGATTTGTCACAATTTATGCAGGTAAAAAAGAGGTTGTAGCAATTCCAGCAGGTTCGGCAGGTGAAGATACTGTGAAAGCCTTTGCTACCGTTGACCAAGCAAACTTCCGTTGGTTAGAACTACCGTCACTTGATGAATCGCTGAAAGCTAAAGGATTAACCCGCTCAGGGAATCCGCTAGATACTCTGTTTGCGGCAATCGATCAAGAGCAACCGCCAACTAGAAAGTTATCTGTAGCGGCATCTCCCAGCCGTGAGTGGACAACAACACAGATAAGCTTGACAGTAGTTAAGTAA
- a CDS encoding GUN4 domain-containing protein — translation MKILFLAANPHGTVPLQLDKEVQKIKDSLKLTNKFQILQRWETSPTDVRRAILQEKPEIVHFSGHGQGQAGLVLVDDRGQPKLVGADALADLFQFVADKVKCVLLNACYAEFQANAIVKHIDYVIGMQQEVWDITAIAFAVGFYDGLGNGYSIEESFEMGRNAISLEISDSASTERKLGSSHRVKIEQTKSLPQHLIPILKRKIDLSDEELISSCEVDYKPLRHLLIKKKWQEADEETYKLILSMSRQMRFEEIACLDLQTIDKLWHRYSEGRFGLSIQAKIWQQAKNQTNSWQKFCEQVGWLHKQKQGNSFLNWFNSPIEIELSVLRENIHNQPLSSLPLGYLPLLAKNISAIYKDNSSEREKRLQIFLNRLQECKL, via the coding sequence ATGAAAATTCTGTTTCTAGCCGCTAATCCTCATGGGACTGTTCCCTTGCAGCTTGATAAAGAGGTGCAAAAAATCAAGGATAGCCTAAAATTAACTAACAAGTTTCAAATTTTACAGCGATGGGAAACTAGCCCAACAGATGTAAGACGGGCAATTTTACAAGAGAAGCCTGAAATTGTCCATTTTTCAGGACATGGACAAGGGCAAGCAGGACTAGTACTTGTAGATGATAGAGGACAGCCAAAGTTAGTAGGTGCTGATGCTTTAGCAGATTTATTTCAGTTTGTTGCAGATAAAGTCAAGTGCGTTCTCCTAAATGCGTGCTACGCAGAATTTCAAGCAAATGCAATTGTCAAGCACATTGATTATGTAATTGGTATGCAACAGGAGGTTTGGGATATTACAGCAATTGCCTTTGCTGTTGGCTTTTATGATGGACTAGGAAATGGCTATTCCATTGAAGAGTCATTTGAAATGGGTCGTAATGCTATTAGTCTAGAAATCTCCGATAGTGCATCAACCGAACGAAAACTCGGCTCTAGCCATAGGGTAAAAATAGAACAAACAAAATCCCTACCGCAGCATCTAATTCCAATTTTAAAAAGAAAAATAGATTTGAGTGATGAGGAACTTATTTCCAGCTGCGAAGTAGATTATAAGCCGTTAAGGCATCTCTTGATTAAGAAAAAATGGCAAGAAGCTGATGAAGAGACTTATAAGCTGATTTTGAGTATGTCTCGTCAAATGAGGTTTGAGGAAATAGCCTGCCTCGATTTACAAACTATTGATAAACTTTGGCATCGATATAGCGAAGGTCGCTTTGGATTGAGTATACAAGCCAAGATTTGGCAACAGGCTAAAAATCAAACTAATTCTTGGCAAAAATTCTGTGAACAGGTTGGATGGCTTCATAAGCAAAAACAAGGGAATTCCTTCCTAAATTGGTTCAATAGCCCAATAGAAATAGAATTGTCGGTACTTCGTGAAAATATTCATAATCAACCTTTGTCTTCTCTCCCCCTTGGTTATCTTCCACTATTAGCCAAAAACATTTCAGCCATCTATAAAGATAATAGCTCTGAAAGGGAGAAAAGATTGCAGATATTTTTAAATCGACTGCAAGAATGTAAATTATAG
- a CDS encoding lipase/acyltransferase domain-containing protein codes for MANKAPMKDIIVILPGILGSVLQKDGKDLWAVSGQAIWQVLTNLSNTIHNLKLAQDDPNAESLGDGIRATSLIQDTHLIPGFWKIDGYTQTSRLITDNFNVTPGDIYNDPDDKAANFYQFPYDWRRDNRANAHILKKLIDKRLKRWREASGSADAKVILMAHSMGGLVSRYYLEVLEGWRDSRALFTFGTPYRGSLKAVNFLANGYKQQFIDLTEVMRSLTSIYQLLPIYEVVKIGESYKRIAEADGLPNIDKRKAQDALAFHREIETAVEQHLKLEEYRQSFTVVPFAGVQQPTLQSAILENSKLTASEDLPGVFQKRFDLSDGDGTVPQVSAIPIERSGNFDNFFIAEQHGALQNQKQVLQNLLNCLELSQFDLAAVKAPQTAISLSLDDLYLPDEPVSIRARVTGAISFGKLQAEITSVSHEQPAVNLDFVERERDWLLIIDHLQPGLYRVRVQTENLSDQAPTPVHDLFEVVR; via the coding sequence ATGGCTAATAAAGCCCCCATGAAAGATATCATCGTCATCCTTCCCGGCATTCTAGGAAGTGTCTTACAAAAAGATGGCAAAGACCTTTGGGCAGTCTCAGGTCAGGCGATCTGGCAAGTACTAACTAATTTAAGTAACACAATCCATAACCTCAAATTAGCTCAGGATGATCCAAATGCTGAAAGCTTAGGTGATGGCATTCGAGCAACTTCACTGATTCAAGACACCCATCTCATTCCAGGATTTTGGAAAATTGACGGTTACACTCAAACTTCACGTTTGATTACCGACAACTTTAACGTTACTCCAGGCGATATCTATAACGATCCTGATGATAAAGCAGCCAACTTCTACCAGTTTCCCTACGACTGGCGGCGTGATAATCGGGCTAATGCACACATCTTGAAAAAACTGATCGATAAGCGGCTAAAACGTTGGCGTGAAGCTAGTGGATCTGCTGATGCTAAAGTGATTTTGATGGCTCATAGTATGGGAGGTTTAGTCTCTCGCTATTACCTGGAAGTTTTAGAAGGTTGGCGTGATTCTCGTGCCTTATTTACCTTCGGTACGCCCTATCGCGGTTCTCTCAAAGCCGTAAACTTTTTGGCAAATGGCTACAAGCAGCAATTTATCGATCTCACAGAGGTAATGCGATCGCTCACTTCTATTTACCAACTGCTGCCTATTTACGAAGTAGTCAAAATCGGGGAAAGCTACAAGCGTATTGCGGAAGCTGACGGACTGCCTAACATTGACAAACGTAAAGCGCAAGATGCCTTAGCGTTTCATCGAGAAATTGAGACTGCTGTAGAACAACATCTCAAACTTGAAGAGTACCGCCAGTCGTTTACTGTTGTGCCGTTCGCCGGTGTGCAACAACCAACCTTGCAATCTGCCATTCTGGAAAACAGCAAGCTGACGGCAAGTGAAGATTTGCCAGGAGTATTTCAGAAACGATTTGACTTAAGTGATGGTGATGGTACGGTTCCGCAAGTTTCGGCTATCCCGATAGAGCGATCAGGGAATTTTGATAACTTCTTCATTGCTGAACAACATGGCGCATTGCAAAATCAAAAGCAAGTGCTACAAAACCTGCTCAACTGTCTTGAATTGAGCCAGTTTGACTTAGCAGCAGTTAAAGCTCCCCAAACAGCTATCAGTCTCAGTTTAGATGATTTGTATTTGCCCGATGAACCTGTAAGCATTCGGGCAAGAGTAACGGGGGCGATCTCATTTGGAAAACTTCAAGCCGAAATCACATCAGTTTCCCATGAGCAACCTGCTGTCAATCTTGACTTTGTGGAACGAGAACGTGACTGGCTATTGATAATTGATCACTTGCAACCTGGACTTTATCGAGTGAGAGTGCAAACAGAAAACTTAAGCGATCAAGCCCCAACTCCTGTTCACGATCTGTTTGAGGTTGTTCGATAG